The Epinephelus lanceolatus isolate andai-2023 chromosome 14, ASM4190304v1, whole genome shotgun sequence genome has a window encoding:
- the irs2b gene encoding insulin receptor substrate 2: MASPPNTGDQPILPSNTTASNNVKKCGYLKKQKHGHKRFFVLKESSEGFPARLEYYESEKKWKNKSAAKRVIPLDCCLNINKRADAKHKYLIALYTKDEYFAVAAENEQEQESWYRVLTDLMAEGKVYDGSASNSASSLVGFDEASYGVITPVTAAYKEVWQVNLKSKGLGQSRNLTGVYRLCLSSRTISFVKLNSEVASVILQLMNIRRCGHSDSFFFIEVGRSAATGPGEFWMQADDSVVAQNIHETILEAMKAMKELSEFRPRSKSQSSGTNPISVPTRRHLNNLPPSQTGLPRRSRTDSMAMTSPVSKFSSCRIRTASEGDGTMARPMSVSGSPLSPGVHRTLLSRSHTISMRPCRTFESSSLQHSKSMSMPLSPSPPIATPSLGNLSSCPDSSAPRPSSCSASFSGSPSDAGFISCEEYGSSPADARDLRLPLTLRSNTPESLKADTPPSRDGSELDGYMVMERQNGYRRLPELDKAYRKRTYSLTTPRQQRGPPQVSSASLDEYTLMRATYTSGSQPSRRCHTASPKGIYPEDYRDVQIGVSSLQGDSGYMPMMPGVAPQTPGSKHDLYMPMSPMCVSAPKQIINPRTHTSAGLAQHTESPGSASLEDNGYMRMWCGTKMSVESTDGKHTNGEYLNMSPVDPLVSLTPPDYILSPPGGDPHPQQHHRQPYSYSSLPRSLKGQLQRNGSTDKDQYVVMSLQRQRIEEESNNCPVSPGDSVASSSPGTPSTPSSVLSPLRVARVDGGLVHRSRVCRPTRLALESLRTLPCMNEHPLPSEPRSPGEYINIDFSSAARDPLSSTVSESSQSSVSLMCAEKGSLPLSDYANVDVSSTGHLGSHQPGGSPPAGCLKHKPEVLSCPSLVSAQQNMQGGEEKEEIKSLERQAEERGMVDEYPLQQQVSLVCQPAPVKDDYTEMTFSPPAPLPALCTTDAAPLPTSPTACIQRLSLDSTIVDGVPPVPVDSFLLGGPSLSVTLLDPHRGAKVIRADPQGRRRHSSETFSSTTTVTPVCPSFAHDTKRHSSASVENVSHTVCSSEGSDEDYGSNSPMCREMSAGYQNGLNYIALNLMEGNLGGCRLGGCDGLLRFKNACGCKGGMNGFNTSPYASMGFKETAAAVKE, encoded by the coding sequence ATGGCGAGTCCGCCAAACACTGGAGATCAGCCGATATTGCCCAGCAATACGACAGCGAGCAACAATGTCAAGAAATGCGGATATCTGAAGAAGCAGAAGCACGGACACAAGCGCTTTTTCGTTTTAAAAGAGTCGAGCGAAGGTTTCCCTGCCCGGCTGGAGTACTACGAGAGCGAGaagaaatggaaaaacaaatcGGCCGCGAAGAGAGTTATTCCTCTGGACTGCTGTCTCAATATCAACAAGAGAGCGGACGCAAAACACAAATATCTTATTGCTCTTTATACCAAGGACGAGTATTTCGCCGTAGCGGCAGAAAACgagcaggagcaggagagcTGGTACCGGGTGCTGACGGATTTAATGGCAGAGGGGAAAGTGTATGACGGCTCAGCGTCCAACTCTGCGTCCTCGCTGGTTGGCTTCGACGAAGCGAGCTACGGTGTAATAACGCCGGTCACTGCCGCCTACAAGGAGGTATGGCAAGTCAATCTGAAATCCAAAGGTTTGGGACAAAGCAGAAATTTGACCGGGGTATACAGACTGTGCCTCTCCAGCCGGACTATCAGCTTTGTGAAGCTGAACTCGGAGGTTGCCTCGGTCATTTTGCAGCTGATGAATATCCGGAGGTGCGGCCATTCTGACAGCTTTTTCTTCATTGAGGTCGGTCGATCTGCAGCCACGGGACCGGGGGAGTTCTGGATGCAGGCTGATGACTCGGTGGTGGCGCAAAATATCCACGAAACTATCCTCGAGGCAATGAAAGCCATGAAGGAGCTGTCGGAATTCCGACCGCGCAGCAAAAGCCAGTCATCTGGTACAAACCCCATCTCTGTGCCGACACGGAGACACCTGAACAATCTCCCCCCCAGTCAGACCGGGCTTCCCCGGCGGTCACGCACCGACAGCATGGCTATGACCTCTCCTGTGAGCAAATTTTCCTCCTGTCGAATACGCACAGCCAGCGAAGGCGATGGCACCATGGCACGCCCCATGTCAGTGAGCGGCAGCCCCCTCAGCCCAGGGGTCCACAGGACCCTCCTGAGCAGATCTCACACCATTTCAATGCGCCCTTGTCGGACATTTGAATCCTCCTCCCTTCAGCACAGTAAGTCCATGTCTAtgcctctgtctccctccccaCCCATAGCCACCCCGAGCCTGGGAAATCTGTCATCCTGCCCAGACAGCAGTGCTCCTCGCCCCTCCAGCTGCAGTGCCTCTTTCTCAGGCTCCCCCAGTGATGCTGGTTTCATATCATGTGAGGAGTATGGCTCCAGCCCTGCGGACGCACGAGACCTGAGGCTACCTCTCACTCTCCGTAGCAACACTCCTGAGTCTCTCAAAGCTGACACTCCCCCCTCCCGGGATGGCAGCGAGCTTGATGGCTACATGGTGATGGAACGGCAGAATGGTTACCGCCGGTTACCAGAGCTGGACAAGGCTTATCGAAAGCGCACATACTCCCTCACCACTCCCCGCCAGCAGAGGGGTCCCCCCCAGGTATCTTCAGCCTCCCTGGATGAATATACTCTTATGAGGGCCACGTACACCAGTGGAAGCCAGCCTTCTCGCAGGTGCCACACTGCCTCCCCTAAAGGGATCTATCCTGAGGATTACAGGGATGTTCAGATCGGTGTTAGCAGTCTCCAAGGTGACAGTGGCTATATGCCCATGATGCCAGGTGTGGCACCACAGACACCAGGGTCCAAGCATGACCTTTACATGCCCATGAGCCCCATGTGTGTTTCTGCTCCAAAACAGATCATCAACCCCCGTACGCACACTTCAGCTGGGCTGGCCCAACACACAGAATCCCCTGGGAGTGCTTCTCTGGAGGACAATGGCTATATGCGGATGTGGTGTGGAACCAAGATGTCAGTGGAGAGCACTGATGGAAAGCACACCAATGGAGAGTACCTGAATATGTCCCCCGTTGACCCTCTGGTGTCTCTCACACCCCCAGACTACATCCTCAGTCCTCCAGGGGGAGATCCACATCCCCAGCAACATCACAGACAGCCTTATTCTTACAGCTCGCTACCACGCTCACTTAAAGGCCAGTTGCAGCGCAATGGGTCCACAGACAAAGACCAGTATGTGGTGATGAGCTTACAGAGACAGCGGATAGAAGAGGAATCCAACAATTGTCCTGTCTCTCCAGGAGACTCTGTGGCGAGCAGCTCTCCGGGGACACCAAGCACCCCTTCCTCTGTCCTATCTCCTCTCAGAGTGGCTCGGGTTGATGGAGGTCTGGTACACCGGAGTAGGGTGTGTCGGCCCACCCGCCTGGCTCTGGAATCCCTCAGAACACTACCATGTATGAATGAACACCCGCTTCCCTCAGAGCCACGCAGCCCTGGAGAGTACATCAACATAGACTTTAGTAGTGCTGCTCGTGACCCGCTGTCATCTACAGTGTCAGAGAGTTCTCAGTCTtctgtgagtttaatgtgtgcaGAGAAGGGATCCCTGCCACTTTCAGACTATGCTAATGTCGACGTCAGCTCCACGGGTCACCTTGGCTCACACCAGCCTGGGGGTTCCCCCCCTGCAGGGTGCCTAAAACACAAGCCTGAAGTCTTATCTTGTCCTAGTCTGGTGAGCGCCCAGCAGAACATGCAGGGAGGCGAGGAGAAAGAAGAGATAAAAAGCTtagagagacaggcagaggaGAGGGGGATGGTTGATGAATATCCTCTCCAACAGCAGGTGAGCCTGGTCTGTCAGCCTGCACCGGTCAAGGATGACTACACTGAGATGACTTTCAGTCCCCCTGCCCCTCTACCTGCTCTCTGCACCACTGATGCTGCTCCCCTTCCCACCAGCCCCACCGCCTGCATCCAGAGACTCAGCCTTGACAGCACCATTGTGGATGGGGTCCCCCCTGTGCCAGTGGACTCTTTTCTCCTCGGGGGTCCTTCGTTATCTGTCACCCTCTTGGATCCACACAGGGGTGCCAAAGTGATCCGAGCTGACCCTCAGGGGCGCCGGCGGCACAGTTCTGAGACCTTCTCCTCCACtaccactgtcacaccagtgtGCCCATCCTTTGCTCATGACACCAAACGGCACAGCTCTGCCTCTGTAGAGAATGTATCCCACACTGTTTGCAGTTCTGAGGGCTCTGATGAGGACTATGGCAGCAACAGCCCCATGTGCAGGGAGATGTCAGCTGGTTATCAAAACGGACTCAACTACATTGCCTTAAACTTGATGGAGGGAAACCTCGGAGGGTGCCGGTTAGGAGGTTGTGATGGACTGCTGAGGTTCAAGAACGCCTGTGGCTGCAAAGGGGGCATGAATGGTTTCAACACTAGCCCCTATGCCAGCATGGGATTCAAggagactgctgctgctgtgaaag